A stretch of Paludisphaera borealis DNA encodes these proteins:
- a CDS encoding chemotaxis protein CheW, with the protein MVADAATDANRDRAQSFVVFRLGGEGYALEVMRVQEVLDMLSMTEVPGASRCLLGVINLRGHVVPVYDLRIPFGLPVDPKPLRAPSVLIVETEEGNDAEITGLLVDRVSDVLEFSPDDVQPSPQLGLGKTTPFVRGLIRHQDAFLLVLDVDRVFSALASINGEGA; encoded by the coding sequence GTGGTCGCCGACGCCGCAACCGACGCAAATCGGGATCGGGCTCAATCGTTCGTCGTGTTCCGACTGGGGGGCGAGGGCTATGCGCTGGAGGTGATGCGCGTTCAGGAAGTGCTGGACATGCTGTCGATGACCGAGGTGCCTGGGGCGTCGCGATGCCTGTTGGGAGTGATCAATCTTCGCGGCCACGTCGTCCCGGTGTATGATCTTCGTATTCCCTTCGGCCTGCCGGTCGATCCCAAACCCTTGCGGGCGCCCAGCGTCCTCATTGTGGAGACCGAGGAAGGGAACGACGCGGAGATCACGGGATTGCTGGTCGACCGAGTGTCCGACGTGCTGGAATTCTCTCCCGACGACGTCCAGCCGTCGCCGCAACTGGGGCTCGGCAAGACGACTCCGTTCGTGAGGGGCTTGATCCGTCACCAGGACGCCTTCCTGCTCGTATTAGATGTTGACCGAGTTTTTTCGGCCTTGGCTTCGATAAACGGCGAGGGAGCTTAA
- a CDS encoding CheR family methyltransferase codes for MDPEPWSEKDFGSIVVFLRNQIGISLELHRMGLLQARLRSRLQSKGFGSFAQFHDQVLKPDPTGWGTQLLIDLSTVNHTSFFREPAHFTFLIEQVSAWLKEAPTSPVRIWSAGCSSGQEPYSMAMALAEALPHHGLSKVEIWGSDLSLEMLKVAAGAIYTTRDVQGVSPARLRRFFLLGRGPREGSFRIVPEIRDLVKFRHLDLRNSIWPVPTDFHVVFCRNVSIYFSDDERLALLDRLSQHLRPNGWLVMGNGEILPYVPSMLRKHSPSIFQKEG; via the coding sequence GTGGACCCCGAGCCATGGTCGGAGAAAGATTTCGGCTCCATCGTCGTTTTTCTGCGCAACCAGATCGGGATCTCGTTGGAGTTGCACCGGATGGGCCTGCTCCAGGCCCGGCTGCGGTCCCGGCTTCAGAGTAAGGGGTTCGGCAGCTTCGCGCAGTTCCACGATCAGGTGCTCAAACCCGACCCGACCGGCTGGGGCACCCAGCTCCTGATCGACCTGAGCACCGTCAACCACACCTCGTTCTTCCGCGAGCCGGCCCACTTCACCTTCCTGATCGAGCAGGTTTCGGCCTGGTTGAAGGAAGCGCCCACGAGCCCGGTGCGGATCTGGTCGGCGGGTTGTTCGTCGGGCCAAGAGCCTTACAGCATGGCGATGGCTCTGGCCGAGGCGTTGCCGCATCACGGGCTGTCGAAGGTGGAGATCTGGGGCAGCGACCTCTCGCTGGAAATGCTCAAGGTCGCCGCGGGGGCGATCTACACGACCCGCGACGTCCAGGGGGTCTCCCCGGCTCGACTCCGCCGCTTCTTCCTGCTCGGTCGGGGTCCGCGCGAGGGCTCGTTTCGGATCGTGCCGGAGATCCGCGACCTGGTCAAGTTCCGGCACCTCGACCTCCGCAATTCGATCTGGCCGGTGCCGACCGACTTCCACGTCGTTTTCTGCCGCAACGTCTCGATCTACTTCTCCGACGACGAACGGCTGGCGCTGCTCGATCGGCTCTCGCAGCACCTGCGACCCAACGGCTGGCTCGTGATGGGCAACGGCGAGATCCTTCCCTACGTCCCCTCGATGCTCCGGAAGCATTCACCGTCGATCTTCCAGAAGGAGGGTTGA
- the cheB gene encoding chemotaxis-specific protein-glutamate methyltransferase CheB, giving the protein MALRDRSKPPTPPTHPPSIEVMVVDDSAVIRQRLKSIIESDPRFRVSLAADPYEAVAMLSKSVPGVIVLDVEMPRMDGLTFLRKLMRQHPMPVVLCTSVADRAVTALEMGAIEVIAKPNWLDAARLSEWSESFLESIRNAARAGRLPFREDRGPSGADPRYTADVILPPTPYSPRGGSTTEPLVVVGVSTGGVQAIQQLLAGFPLTVPGIVIVQHMPADFTGAFADRLDKDSRIKIGVSEARHHDPVRPGHALIIPGGTHGLVKRTGSGYRVELQEGPPVCLHRPSVEVLFRSAAQAAGPLAAGVIMTGMGDDGAGGLLEMREAGSLTIAQNEASCVVFGMPREAIRRGAAKYVVPLDSIANTIMAWVVNPEAGTWH; this is encoded by the coding sequence ATGGCGCTGCGAGACCGTTCGAAACCGCCGACTCCGCCGACCCATCCCCCGTCGATCGAGGTGATGGTGGTGGACGACAGCGCCGTCATCCGGCAGCGTCTGAAATCGATCATCGAGTCCGACCCGCGATTCCGGGTGTCGCTCGCGGCCGACCCGTACGAAGCGGTCGCGATGCTGAGCAAGTCGGTGCCGGGCGTGATCGTCCTCGATGTCGAGATGCCCCGGATGGACGGGCTGACGTTCCTGCGCAAGCTGATGCGGCAGCACCCGATGCCGGTCGTGCTTTGCACGTCGGTCGCCGATCGGGCCGTCACGGCCCTTGAGATGGGGGCGATCGAGGTCATCGCCAAGCCCAACTGGCTCGACGCCGCCCGCCTTTCCGAGTGGTCGGAAAGCTTTCTGGAGAGCATTCGCAACGCCGCCCGCGCCGGCCGCCTGCCGTTCCGCGAGGACCGCGGTCCCAGCGGCGCCGACCCCCGGTACACGGCGGACGTCATCCTCCCTCCCACGCCGTATTCACCGCGAGGCGGGTCGACGACCGAGCCGCTGGTGGTCGTCGGCGTGAGCACCGGAGGCGTGCAGGCGATCCAGCAGTTGCTGGCCGGCTTCCCCCTCACCGTCCCGGGGATCGTCATCGTCCAGCACATGCCAGCCGACTTCACCGGTGCGTTCGCCGACCGCCTCGACAAGGACAGCCGGATCAAGATCGGCGTCTCCGAGGCGAGGCATCACGACCCGGTCCGACCCGGCCACGCCTTGATCATCCCTGGCGGCACTCACGGACTCGTCAAGCGCACGGGGTCGGGATACCGCGTCGAGCTGCAGGAAGGCCCCCCGGTCTGCCTGCATCGCCCCAGCGTCGAGGTCCTCTTCCGATCGGCCGCCCAAGCCGCTGGGCCCCTGGCCGCGGGCGTCATCATGACCGGCATGGGCGACGACGGCGCGGGGGGGCTGCTCGAAATGCGCGAGGCCGGATCGCTGACGATCGCGCAGAACGAGGCGTCCTGCGTCGTCTTCGGTATGCCCCGCGAAGCCATCCGCCGGGGCGCCGCCAAGTACGTCGTCCCGCTCGACTCGATCGCCAACACCATCATGGCCTGGGTCGTCAATCCCGAGGCGGGCACCTGGCACTAA
- a CDS encoding DUF1559 domain-containing protein — MSRTSRVRAFTLIELLVVIAIIAVLIALLLPAVQSAREAARRAQCINNMKQLGLAMHNYHSASESFPTGDIRGVGSPMMPSASNCGTNIFSSCQNTPWFVLMLPYFEQGNLANSYNYALGAEGPMMPLPLGYFANSTVASTKISTFQCPSDRQNQFQITPAYAGGALSGPVLSKGNYGASWGNTFWGQDTLAVASFPAPMIDPITKTAPVFMKSVFGFYTSGLNTITDGSSNTVAMSEILQGETYDVRGMMWSTIPGGASFMSRMAPNSPVDYYQTGIYGDFLNQTIFCVTEPAQGLPCTGLAGDKPAYAGARSRHAGGVNCLFGDGSVRFVKNSLSMPIWLALNTCSGGEVISADAY, encoded by the coding sequence ATGTCGAGAACTTCGAGAGTACGCGCGTTCACGCTGATCGAGCTTCTGGTGGTGATCGCGATCATCGCCGTTCTGATCGCCCTGTTGCTGCCGGCGGTGCAGTCGGCCCGCGAGGCGGCCCGCCGCGCCCAGTGCATCAACAACATGAAACAGCTTGGCCTGGCCATGCATAATTACCACTCGGCGAGCGAGAGCTTTCCGACCGGCGACATCCGCGGTGTCGGGTCGCCGATGATGCCCAGCGCGAGCAACTGCGGGACGAACATCTTCAGCAGTTGCCAGAACACGCCCTGGTTCGTGCTGATGCTCCCGTACTTCGAACAGGGGAACCTGGCGAACAGCTACAATTACGCGTTGGGCGCGGAAGGGCCGATGATGCCCCTGCCGCTCGGCTACTTCGCCAACAGCACCGTGGCCAGCACGAAGATCAGCACGTTCCAGTGCCCGAGTGATCGCCAGAACCAGTTCCAGATCACCCCTGCCTATGCGGGCGGCGCCCTCAGCGGTCCGGTCTTGAGCAAGGGGAACTACGGCGCGAGCTGGGGCAACACGTTCTGGGGCCAGGATACGTTGGCGGTGGCCTCTTTCCCCGCGCCGATGATCGACCCCATCACCAAGACGGCGCCTGTGTTCATGAAGTCGGTCTTCGGCTTTTATACGTCCGGCCTGAACACGATCACCGACGGCAGCAGCAATACGGTCGCGATGTCGGAGATCCTCCAGGGCGAGACTTACGACGTGCGCGGGATGATGTGGTCGACGATCCCCGGCGGCGCCTCATTCATGTCGCGGATGGCCCCCAACAGCCCGGTCGACTACTACCAGACCGGCATCTACGGCGACTTCCTCAACCAGACCATCTTCTGCGTCACGGAACCGGCCCAGGGGCTGCCTTGCACCGGCCTGGCGGGCGACAAGCCGGCGTACGCCGGCGCGCGGAGCCGACACGCGGGGGGCGTCAACTGCCTGTTCGGCGACGGCTCAGTGCGGTTCGTCAAGAACTCCCTCAGCATGCCCATCTGGCTGGCGCTCAACACATGCAGCGGCGGTGAAGTCATCAGCGCCGACGCGTACTGA
- a CDS encoding DUF1559 domain-containing protein encodes MFRRPSGFTLIELLVVIAIIAVLIALLLPAVQSAREAARRIQCVNNVKQLGLAMHNYHESSNSFPSSKIFNSNRAPCSDTNFGNNCQNTPWFVLMLPLFDQGGMYNAFNFSIGTEGPMTGAGPLGFLANSTVLTTKIGIFQCPSDNQNSIDLPTVLASLGLSLPPFQATKGNYAVNWGNTDFGQGVHDSYFTASLHLPSAFGLNNSGSGPAMVSVASITDGLSNSVFMSEVLQGAIDDIRGTLWVDNPGAGSFMTRFTPNGSIDYVPLVAPWSTAGIPTQGNNMDNLPTFGGSAPGTSPAQPGSFCDSQPAQRLACFSQGKDGGCFSGARSRHPGGVNCLFGDGSVRFVKNSVSAMTWVQIGSVSGGEVVSADAY; translated from the coding sequence ATGTTCCGCCGCCCCAGCGGGTTCACGTTGATCGAGCTCTTGGTGGTGATCGCGATCATCGCGGTCTTGATCGCGCTTCTGCTGCCGGCCGTGCAATCGGCCCGCGAGGCGGCCCGACGCATCCAGTGCGTCAACAACGTCAAGCAGCTCGGCCTGGCCATGCACAATTACCATGAGTCGAGCAATTCATTCCCCTCCTCGAAGATCTTCAACTCAAACCGCGCCCCCTGCTCCGACACCAATTTCGGCAACAACTGCCAGAACACGCCGTGGTTCGTCTTGATGCTCCCTCTGTTCGATCAGGGAGGCATGTACAACGCGTTCAATTTTTCCATCGGCACGGAAGGCCCGATGACCGGGGCGGGGCCGTTGGGCTTCCTGGCGAACTCGACGGTGCTGACCACCAAGATCGGCATCTTCCAGTGTCCCAGCGACAACCAGAACAGCATCGACCTGCCCACGGTGCTGGCGTCGCTGGGGTTGTCCTTACCGCCGTTCCAGGCGACCAAGGGGAACTACGCCGTGAACTGGGGCAACACCGATTTCGGCCAGGGGGTTCATGACAGTTATTTCACCGCATCGCTTCACCTGCCCTCGGCGTTCGGACTCAACAACAGCGGCAGCGGGCCGGCGATGGTGTCGGTGGCGTCGATCACCGACGGGCTGAGCAACTCGGTCTTCATGAGCGAGGTCCTGCAAGGGGCGATCGACGACATCCGCGGCACGCTCTGGGTCGACAACCCGGGCGCGGGGTCGTTCATGACGCGGTTCACCCCCAACGGATCGATCGATTACGTACCCCTCGTCGCCCCCTGGAGCACCGCCGGGATTCCGACGCAGGGAAACAACATGGACAACCTGCCGACCTTCGGCGGGTCCGCCCCCGGTACGAGCCCCGCTCAGCCGGGCAGCTTTTGCGACAGCCAGCCGGCGCAGCGCCTGGCCTGCTTCTCGCAGGGGAAAGACGGCGGCTGCTTCTCGGGCGCGCGGAGCCGGCACCCCGGGGGCGTCAACTGCCTGTTCGGCGACGGCTCGGTGCGGTTCGTCAAGAACAGCGTCAGCGCCATGACCTGGGTCCAGATCGGCTCCGTGAGCGGGGGCGAGGTCGTCAGCGCCGACGCGTACTGA
- a CDS encoding MFS transporter: MSQLIEGFAGTTEKTGEQPTRVRFVVLASLCAVSLVTYIDRVGFATGAPYLKKDLGLSDEQMGYLLSTFFWAYGGFQILGGWLGDRLGSRHLLTILVLGWSLTTGALALVVYVPGFQAQLWYLIALRFLFGVFQAGGFPVLSRINADWMPVTTRGMSQGLIWMSSRIGGALIPLALVPMFAAFGTWRTPFWILAGVGVVWCTAFWPWFRDTPEEMPQANAAERKLITAGRAHRAAGAYSVPWSRLFASRSAWCLCLAYGFGGFASNFFVGWLPTYLSDHRHLSDSDTKLLTSLPLAFGVVACISGGVLSDWIIRRTGSRSWGRRINGSIGMAMAAAALGSTVWVESVPLLAFLLCLTFVCNDVAMGPAWAACADIGEQAAGTLGGAMNMMSNIGGAVSALVAGYLFGHGHPSWVFVIFSCCYALASLSWLGVDASKPLTAATE; encoded by the coding sequence TTGTCGCAACTCATCGAGGGATTCGCCGGGACGACAGAGAAGACCGGCGAGCAGCCCACCCGGGTCCGGTTCGTCGTGCTGGCGTCGCTGTGCGCGGTCTCGCTGGTCACGTACATCGACCGGGTGGGATTCGCGACCGGCGCGCCCTATCTGAAGAAGGATCTCGGCCTCAGCGACGAGCAGATGGGCTATTTGCTCTCGACCTTCTTCTGGGCCTACGGGGGCTTCCAGATCCTCGGGGGCTGGCTCGGCGACCGCCTCGGATCGAGGCACCTGCTGACGATCCTGGTGCTCGGCTGGTCGTTGACGACCGGGGCCCTCGCGCTGGTGGTCTACGTGCCGGGCTTTCAGGCCCAGCTCTGGTATCTGATCGCCTTGCGCTTTCTGTTCGGCGTATTTCAGGCGGGAGGGTTCCCGGTCCTCTCCCGGATCAACGCCGACTGGATGCCGGTGACGACGCGGGGGATGTCGCAGGGGCTGATCTGGATGTCGAGCCGGATCGGCGGCGCCCTGATTCCCCTGGCGCTGGTGCCGATGTTCGCGGCCTTCGGCACCTGGCGGACTCCGTTCTGGATCTTGGCCGGCGTCGGTGTCGTCTGGTGCACGGCCTTCTGGCCCTGGTTCCGCGACACCCCCGAGGAGATGCCGCAGGCCAACGCGGCGGAGCGGAAGCTCATCACCGCCGGTCGGGCCCATCGGGCGGCGGGAGCTTATTCGGTCCCCTGGTCGCGGTTGTTCGCCTCCCGGAGCGCATGGTGCCTCTGCCTGGCTTACGGATTCGGCGGGTTCGCCTCAAACTTCTTCGTCGGCTGGCTGCCGACGTACCTGAGCGACCACCGGCATCTCTCGGATTCGGACACCAAGCTTTTGACAAGCCTGCCCCTGGCCTTCGGGGTGGTGGCGTGCATCTCGGGGGGCGTGCTGTCCGACTGGATCATCCGCCGGACCGGCAGCCGGAGCTGGGGCCGGCGGATCAACGGCTCGATCGGCATGGCGATGGCGGCGGCGGCTCTGGGTTCGACGGTCTGGGTCGAGAGCGTCCCCTTGCTGGCGTTCCTGCTCTGCCTGACGTTCGTCTGCAACGACGTCGCCATGGGGCCGGCCTGGGCCGCCTGCGCCGACATCGGAGAACAGGCCGCCGGCACTCTCGGCGGGGCCATGAACATGATGTCCAACATCGGCGGCGCCGTCTCCGCCCTGGTCGCCGGCTATCTGTTCGGGCACGGCCACCCCTCGTGGGTCTTCGTCATCTTCTCGTGCTGCTACGCGCTCGCGTCGCTGAGCTGGCTGGGCGTCGACGCCTCCAAGCCGCTGACGGCCGCGACCGAGTAG
- a CDS encoding cupin domain-containing protein: MAKITEFKGYQGDKPPTIPKPSTPVDPMIVTVQDGVPVVYPNCHGVGVRVVHPVNPKAPAKNLGLVMFYVPPHVVLEPGSHETEETYVILEGKGLMTFANFQREVKKGDFVYLPPWCKHGIENTGTETLVVLITTSPPNP, from the coding sequence ATGGCCAAGATCACCGAGTTCAAGGGCTACCAGGGGGACAAGCCGCCGACGATCCCCAAGCCGTCCACCCCGGTCGATCCGATGATCGTGACGGTGCAGGACGGCGTGCCGGTCGTTTATCCCAACTGCCACGGCGTCGGGGTCCGCGTCGTCCACCCGGTCAACCCCAAGGCCCCGGCCAAGAACCTCGGCCTGGTCATGTTCTACGTCCCCCCGCACGTCGTCCTCGAACCCGGCTCGCACGAGACCGAGGAGACCTACGTCATCCTCGAAGGAAAAGGGTTGATGACCTTCGCGAACTTCCAGCGCGAGGTCAAAAAGGGCGACTTCGTCTACCTCCCTCCCTGGTGCAAGCACGGCATCGAGAACACGGGGACCGAGACCCTCGTGGTCCTGATCACCACGTCGCCCCCCAACCCATGA
- a CDS encoding SDR family NAD(P)-dependent oxidoreductase yields the protein MKVDLSGKVAMVTGAARGIGLAIADLLAANGARVVYSDVDGDGAALAAQRSPDAGAQARTLDVTDAARVREIVDEIARSAGRLDILVNNAGVNTLKHRVTIDEFPREEWDRILDVDLNGVFNMSQAAAKLMKAQRSGRIINIASIAGLVPLRLQSPFVAAKAAVVNLTRAMALELGPHGILVNAVAPGSTLTDGTKALFYGEDGTFKDSVKQLIAHIPLGRPAQPEEIANAVLFLAAPESSYVHGHILTVDGGWTAGYTREF from the coding sequence ATGAAAGTGGATCTCTCCGGGAAGGTGGCGATGGTCACCGGCGCCGCCCGCGGCATCGGGCTGGCGATCGCCGACCTGCTGGCCGCCAACGGGGCCAGGGTCGTCTATTCCGACGTCGACGGCGACGGCGCCGCCCTGGCGGCCCAAAGGTCGCCCGACGCCGGGGCTCAGGCTCGAACCCTTGACGTGACCGACGCCGCGCGGGTCCGGGAGATCGTCGACGAGATCGCCCGCTCGGCCGGCCGTCTCGACATCCTGGTCAACAACGCCGGCGTCAACACGTTGAAGCACCGGGTCACGATCGACGAGTTCCCCCGCGAGGAGTGGGACCGGATCCTCGACGTCGACCTCAACGGCGTTTTCAACATGAGCCAGGCCGCCGCGAAGCTTATGAAGGCCCAGCGCTCGGGGAGGATCATCAACATCGCCTCGATCGCCGGCCTGGTGCCTCTGCGGCTGCAATCGCCGTTCGTGGCGGCCAAGGCGGCGGTCGTCAACCTGACCCGGGCGATGGCGCTCGAACTCGGGCCGCACGGCATCCTCGTCAACGCCGTCGCCCCCGGCTCGACGCTCACCGACGGGACGAAGGCCCTCTTCTACGGCGAGGACGGCACGTTCAAGGATTCGGTCAAGCAGTTGATCGCCCACATCCCCCTGGGAAGACCCGCGCAGCCCGAGGAGATCGCCAACGCCGTGCTCTTCCTCGCGGCCCCGGAGAGCAGCTACGTCCACGGCCACATCCTCACCGTCGACGGCGGCTGGACCGCCGGGTACACCCGCGAGTTCTGA